The DNA sequence GACCACCTCCAGCTGGCGCTGGTTCGGTGAGACCGCGATCAGCACCGCCCGGTCGGGTTCGGTGATCTGGCCGTGCAGCCGCTCGGCGTGCTCGCGTACGGGTTCTTCGAGGTCGCCGACGTAGATGCTGAAGGTGTAGCCGGTCGAGTCGTCGGCCGTCCGCAGCGCCTCGTCGATCCGCAGCAGTTGGCGGGTGGAGAACGGGCCGTCGAGCACCTCGGGACGCCCGCTCAGCCCGGCGACGGTCATCTCACCAGCGGTCACTTGCGCCTCCAGTCCCGCGCGCCGCGACCGGCGTGCCCTCGTTCTCGGTTCCGCCGGTCAGTTCGCGCCGCTGGCCGCCGGAGGGCAGCGCGACGGCCTCGGCCCCCGCCGACACCTGGTCGGGCGAGGAGAGGAACCACACCGGCGTGAATTCGAAGGGTCGACCGGGTCGGTAGCGCGGCGCGCCCCGGCCACCGCCGGCCATGCCGAGGCCGGCGATCACGAGCACGATGAGGGCCGGGATGCCGACGAAGATGAGCACCGTGTTGGTAACAGACAACTCAACGCCCCCAGGCGGAAAGCGGACCAGGGTCACCGGCCGGTTGGCCAGTGGCCAGGCCCGACTCAGGTGATTCACGGTAGCGGAGGGCATCGTACGGGAGTTTTCCGGGTGCCGGTACGACGCTTTCGACGGCCGGTCCGGCAGTCGCCGGCGGAGGGCTGCGACGATACACACCCAGGCATCCCTGATGCCCGTTTCGCCACTATCGCACCCCAGCGAGCTGCCTGATTCAAAGGATTTTGCCCCGATACCAGTGGGACGATGACGGGGACAGAACGAGCGGTCCAGCCGTGCCAGGAAGGGGCCAGCATGGGGATCCGCAGACTTGTCAGCCGTACCCGTACCGCCTTGGCCGTGACGGTCGCCACGGTGTGTGCCGTACTACTGCTCGGCGCACCGGCGGCCCTCGCCCAGACGGTCCGGATCGAACTCAATCCGCCCACCGTCCAGGCCGGCAACCGGGTCGGCATCACCGCCAGTTGCGGGGACAACCTCAACCAGGCCCGGGTCGAGTCGGACGCCTTCGGCCAGGTGGTGCTCCAGCCCGAGAACGGTGTGCTGACCGGTG is a window from the Polymorphospora rubra genome containing:
- a CDS encoding DUF5130 family protein yields the protein MTAGEMTVAGLSGRPEVLDGPFSTRQLLRIDEALRTADDSTGYTFSIYVGDLEEPVREHAERLHGQITEPDRAVLIAVSPNQRQLEVVTGAEVRKRIPDRDAKLAALSMVASFGGGDLAGGLVNGLDQLASRARKG